A single Synergistaceae bacterium DNA region contains:
- the radA gene encoding DNA repair protein RadA yields MAKREAARYFCSVCGASSASWAGRCPSCGEWGTLEKGVAEASDGSRAAGSVVARRIRATDAVPRSRVSSGFDDLDRVLGGGFVPGGVYLLGGQPGIGKSTLLLQTCGKMTERGAPALYISGEESEAQIAMRAKRLEVLSDDLILVCTGGIAGALEALPGMSFMVVDSVQAMSVEGESGWPGSPAQVRAVAQMCISAAKDLGIPAVLVGHITKEGRIAGPMLLEHMVDAVLSFSGEDYSPYRMLRAVKNRYGSTEELGVFEMSESGLAPVQDVSGLYWNRSPETVPGVAMTVAVEGSLPLIAEIQSLAVATAFPYPKRTGRGVDVNKMQLFSAVLEKRCGVGCSLFDIYVNIAGGLQLREPAADLAICAALASSVRDEPLPADCVFLGEVGLAGEVRPVVRLGRRLQEAARLGFKKAVISSRERESGRKPPLETIRASTLKEALKAVIG; encoded by the coding sequence ATGGCTAAGAGAGAGGCTGCAAGGTACTTCTGTTCCGTGTGCGGCGCGTCCTCCGCCTCCTGGGCGGGGCGATGCCCTTCGTGCGGAGAGTGGGGTACGCTGGAGAAAGGAGTCGCCGAGGCGTCCGACGGCTCGCGCGCTGCAGGGAGCGTTGTCGCCAGGCGAATCAGGGCGACTGACGCTGTCCCTCGGTCGCGTGTCTCGTCGGGCTTCGACGACTTGGACCGGGTGCTTGGCGGCGGCTTCGTCCCCGGGGGGGTCTACCTCCTGGGGGGGCAGCCCGGCATAGGAAAATCGACCCTGCTTCTGCAGACCTGCGGAAAGATGACCGAGCGGGGCGCCCCTGCGCTCTACATCTCCGGGGAGGAGTCCGAGGCGCAGATAGCGATGCGCGCCAAGCGCCTGGAGGTACTATCGGACGACCTCATCCTGGTCTGCACCGGCGGTATTGCCGGCGCTCTCGAGGCTCTGCCGGGAATGAGCTTCATGGTGGTCGACAGTGTGCAGGCCATGAGCGTGGAGGGGGAGAGCGGCTGGCCGGGGAGCCCCGCGCAGGTGCGAGCCGTGGCGCAGATGTGCATATCCGCGGCGAAAGACCTCGGGATCCCGGCCGTGCTGGTTGGCCACATCACGAAGGAGGGGCGCATAGCGGGCCCCATGCTGCTTGAGCACATGGTGGACGCGGTGCTCTCCTTCTCGGGGGAGGACTACTCCCCCTACAGGATGCTGCGGGCGGTGAAGAACAGGTATGGCAGCACGGAGGAGCTCGGCGTATTCGAGATGAGCGAATCGGGGCTCGCCCCCGTGCAGGACGTGAGCGGGCTCTACTGGAACAGGTCGCCCGAGACCGTCCCCGGAGTTGCGATGACCGTCGCGGTGGAGGGTAGCCTTCCGCTGATCGCGGAGATCCAGTCCTTGGCCGTTGCCACTGCCTTTCCGTATCCCAAGCGCACGGGAAGAGGTGTGGACGTCAACAAGATGCAGCTCTTCTCGGCCGTTTTGGAGAAGCGCTGCGGGGTGGGCTGTTCCCTGTTCGACATATACGTCAACATAGCCGGGGGGCTTCAGCTGAGGGAGCCGGCGGCCGACCTCGCGATCTGTGCGGCGCTGGCATCTTCGGTCCGCGACGAGCCCCTTCCCGCCGACTGCGTCTTTTTAGGAGAAGTTGGACTGGCGGGAGAGGTTCGCCCGGTGGTCAGGCTGGGCCGCAGGCTGCAGGAGGCGGCCAGGCTCGGCTTCAAAAAAGCGGTGATAAGCTCTCGCGAGAGGGAGTCGGGGAGGAAGCCTCCCCTCGAGACGATCCGTGCCTCTACCCTCAAAGAGGCTCTTAAGGCGGTGATTGGATGA
- a CDS encoding nodulation protein NfeD: MRKYFMLVVLLLLASGLGASPALSGERGAVFTAPLEGTVGVSMEVFAAGVLARAAEEGAGLLVFTMDTPGGLVSSMRAMTAAILDSPVPVVVWVSPEGARAASAGAFILQAAHIAAMAPGTNVGAAQPVMASGQDAPEEDMKKKITNDLAAHMRSLSQLRRRNPDLAERMVTNSVSLTAEEALAGGLTDLVAPSLESLLTAVNGRSVLMKGEERVVSFDPSLVVELSMSPRERVLQFISSPDIAYMLLSAGILMIVLEVLSPGGFVLGTAGAVMVLLGAFGLRMLPFNWAGVVLLVAGIGVLVLDLMVGGMGVLSLFGLASLVTGGLILFRAPGGELLNVSMSVIGGMSLAFGIFFIGALFLVVRSHGRRPVSGVEGMIGRRAVVVEELDPDGMVSCHGEMWRARGVGGAVFARGEEVVVSDMEGFTLLVRDSAREGTPEAYIESVKEV; encoded by the coding sequence ATGAGAAAGTATTTCATGCTGGTCGTGCTCCTGCTGCTCGCCTCGGGGCTCGGCGCCTCGCCCGCCCTTTCGGGGGAGAGGGGAGCGGTGTTCACCGCGCCGCTTGAGGGCACGGTCGGAGTGTCGATGGAGGTCTTCGCCGCCGGGGTTTTGGCGCGTGCGGCGGAAGAGGGGGCCGGACTGTTGGTCTTCACCATGGATACGCCGGGTGGCTTGGTAAGCTCGATGAGGGCCATGACCGCGGCGATACTCGACTCCCCCGTCCCTGTGGTTGTCTGGGTGTCCCCGGAGGGTGCGAGGGCGGCGTCGGCGGGCGCCTTCATTCTTCAGGCGGCGCACATCGCGGCGATGGCCCCCGGCACCAACGTCGGGGCGGCCCAACCGGTCATGGCCTCGGGTCAGGACGCCCCCGAGGAGGACATGAAGAAGAAGATAACCAACGATCTTGCCGCGCACATGAGGTCCCTCTCCCAGCTCAGAAGGCGAAACCCGGACCTGGCCGAGCGCATGGTCACGAACAGCGTCTCTCTCACGGCGGAGGAGGCGTTGGCCGGAGGACTGACCGACCTCGTCGCGCCTAGCCTGGAGTCGCTGCTTACCGCGGTGAACGGCAGGAGCGTGCTGATGAAGGGGGAGGAGAGGGTTGTGTCGTTCGACCCGTCCCTCGTAGTGGAGCTCTCCATGTCCCCCCGCGAGAGGGTGCTTCAGTTTATCTCCAGCCCGGACATAGCCTACATGCTGCTGTCGGCCGGTATCCTGATGATAGTGCTGGAGGTGCTGTCGCCGGGTGGCTTCGTGCTTGGTACGGCAGGTGCCGTGATGGTCCTTTTGGGCGCTTTCGGCCTCAGGATGCTGCCCTTCAACTGGGCGGGAGTTGTGCTCCTGGTCGCGGGCATCGGAGTGCTCGTACTGGACCTGATGGTCGGAGGCATGGGCGTCCTAAGCCTGTTCGGACTGGCGTCGCTGGTCACGGGCGGGCTGATCCTGTTCAGAGCACCGGGAGGTGAGCTGTTGAACGTGTCGATGAGCGTAATTGGCGGCATGAGCCTCGCCTTCGGTATCTTCTTCATAGGGGCGCTCTTCCTCGTGGTTCGCTCGCACGGGAGGAGGCCGGTCTCAGGTGTGGAGGGAATGATAGGCAGGAGGGCGGTCGTTGTGGAGGAGCTTGACCCCGACGGGATGGTCAGCTGCCATGGAGAGATGTGGAGGGCGAGGGGCGTCGGAGGCGCTGTCTTCGCAAGGGGAGAGGAAGTAGTCGTGTCGGATATGGAAGGGTTCACGCTGCTGGTTCGTGATTCCGCCCGGGAAGGAACGCCAGAAGCGTATATCGAGTCTGTCAAGGAGGTTTGA
- a CDS encoding slipin family protein, translating into MFDLLDLLFSLGTSFGFLLILVFLLTSAIKIVPEYQRLVVFRLGRLVGAKGPGMVLVIPVIDRIVRVDMRVVTLDVPVQEVITRDNVPIKVNAVVYFRVMDPSFSVVEVENHVLATSLLSQTTLRSVIGSVDLDEVLSSREKINSELQKIIDERTDSWGIKVSAVELKELELPESMKRAMAKQAEAERERRAKIINAEGELQAAEKLSEAATQMERSPITLQLRYLQTMREVSVADKATTTIFPLPLDLVRPFIDLFAGREKKD; encoded by the coding sequence ATGTTTGACCTTTTGGATCTGCTGTTCAGCCTGGGGACGTCGTTCGGGTTTCTGCTTATCCTGGTTTTCCTCCTTACGTCCGCGATCAAGATCGTCCCCGAGTATCAGCGACTGGTGGTCTTCAGGCTCGGGCGCCTGGTCGGCGCCAAGGGGCCGGGAATGGTGCTGGTGATACCCGTCATCGACAGGATCGTCAGGGTGGACATGCGCGTTGTCACTCTGGACGTGCCGGTGCAGGAGGTAATAACCAGGGACAACGTGCCGATAAAGGTGAACGCAGTGGTCTACTTCCGCGTGATGGACCCGTCCTTCTCGGTCGTCGAGGTGGAGAACCACGTCCTCGCCACCAGCCTCCTGTCGCAGACGACTCTGCGCTCGGTCATAGGCTCGGTGGACCTGGACGAGGTTCTGTCGTCGAGGGAGAAGATCAACAGCGAGCTTCAGAAGATAATCGACGAGAGGACCGACTCGTGGGGGATCAAGGTCAGCGCGGTCGAGCTGAAGGAGCTTGAGCTGCCCGAGAGCATGAAGCGCGCGATGGCCAAGCAGGCGGAGGCCGAACGCGAACGCCGGGCGAAGATAATAAACGCCGAGGGAGAGCTCCAGGCCGCGGAGAAGCTGAGCGAGGCGGCCACGCAGATGGAGAGGTCGCCGATAACGCTGCAGCTTCGCTACCTGCAGACGATGCGGGAGGTGAGCGTGGCGGACAAGGCGACCACAACAATCTTCCCGCTGCCGCTGGACCTGGTGAGGCCCTTTATTGACCTCTTTGCCGGCCGGGAGAAGAAAGACTGA
- a CDS encoding leucine--tRNA ligase, with protein sequence MGYDFRSIELKWQKKWEGEGTFNADADPGREKFYCLEMFPYPSGALHMGHLRNYSIGDMLTRFLWKRGLNVLHPIGFDAFGMPAENAAIKSKTPAHKWTWDNIEYMTEQLKRMGCSYDWRRRIETCNPDYYRWTQWIFLQFLKKGLAYRRNAPVNWCESCGTVLANEQVINDGRCWRCDSLVEKRNLEQWFLKITDYALELLDDLDNLPGWPEKVKTMQRNWIGRSEGARLSFTERTTGTVIETFTTRFDTIFGVTFLALAPEHPFVERMCEVSPKADEIRAFVRSCAAQSAIERMAVGGEKEGLFTGFNAVNPATGEEVPILIANYILMDYGTGAIMGVPAHDQRDFEFARKYGIPVKVVIQPLDETLDGDSMEVAFEDDGLTCNSGEFDGMPTAEAIPAMIDWGVEHGYCEKEVNFRLRDWLISRQRYWGAPIPVVHCDYCGTVPVPEEDLPVLLPTEVKLTESGRSPLADDPDWLSVPCPKCGKPGRREADTMDTFICSSWYFFRYCSARDDTSVFNTDEANYWMPVDQYIGGIEHACLHLIYARFFTKFFADLGLSRAREPFTNLLTQGMVIKDGAKMSKSLGNVVDPNDIIKVHGADTARLFILFAAPPANDLDWSEHGVEGAHRFLNRVWRLVEENLPLLKAECAGIPMSALEDRNLRDMKRKIHSTIQTVTQDISGEKQFNTAVARLMELLNALLAFEREGEAERSLFREGVETLLACLNPFCPHITEELWEMTGHDEPLAMSPWPEADEDALEMDSVTVVVQINGKLRERTELPSGLSKEELQERVLALPSVVRRLEGKQILRTVAVPDRLVNIVVRN encoded by the coding sequence ATGGGCTACGATTTTCGATCCATCGAGCTGAAATGGCAGAAGAAGTGGGAGGGCGAGGGCACATTCAACGCGGACGCCGATCCGGGACGGGAGAAGTTCTACTGTCTGGAGATGTTCCCCTACCCGAGCGGCGCGCTCCACATGGGGCACCTTCGGAACTACTCGATAGGGGACATGCTTACGCGTTTCTTGTGGAAACGCGGCCTGAACGTGCTTCACCCCATCGGCTTCGACGCCTTCGGCATGCCTGCCGAAAATGCGGCCATAAAGAGCAAGACCCCCGCGCACAAGTGGACGTGGGACAATATCGAATACATGACCGAGCAGCTCAAGAGGATGGGGTGCAGCTACGACTGGCGGCGCAGGATCGAGACTTGCAACCCTGACTACTACAGGTGGACCCAGTGGATCTTCCTCCAGTTTCTGAAGAAAGGACTGGCCTACAGGAGGAATGCCCCCGTCAACTGGTGCGAGAGCTGCGGTACAGTACTGGCCAACGAGCAGGTGATAAACGACGGTCGGTGCTGGAGGTGTGACTCGCTGGTCGAGAAGCGGAACCTAGAGCAGTGGTTCCTCAAGATAACAGATTACGCTCTGGAGCTCCTGGACGACCTCGACAACCTGCCCGGCTGGCCGGAGAAGGTCAAGACAATGCAGCGCAACTGGATAGGCCGGTCGGAGGGGGCCCGTCTCTCCTTCACCGAGAGGACGACAGGAACCGTGATCGAGACCTTCACCACTCGCTTCGACACGATCTTCGGCGTGACCTTCCTCGCTCTCGCGCCGGAGCACCCGTTCGTCGAGAGGATGTGCGAGGTCTCCCCCAAGGCGGATGAGATCAGGGCGTTCGTCCGGAGCTGCGCCGCCCAGAGCGCGATAGAGAGGATGGCGGTCGGGGGAGAGAAGGAGGGGCTCTTCACCGGCTTCAATGCGGTCAACCCGGCGACCGGCGAGGAGGTCCCGATCCTGATCGCAAACTACATCCTGATGGACTACGGTACCGGGGCAATAATGGGCGTGCCTGCGCATGACCAGAGGGACTTCGAGTTTGCGCGAAAGTATGGCATCCCGGTGAAGGTCGTGATACAGCCTTTGGACGAGACTCTCGACGGGGATTCGATGGAGGTCGCCTTCGAGGACGACGGCCTGACCTGCAACTCCGGGGAGTTCGACGGCATGCCCACCGCAGAGGCGATCCCCGCCATGATTGACTGGGGTGTGGAGCACGGTTATTGCGAGAAAGAGGTGAACTTCCGACTTCGCGACTGGCTGATATCGCGCCAGAGGTACTGGGGTGCGCCCATCCCGGTCGTCCACTGCGATTACTGCGGCACGGTCCCCGTGCCGGAGGAGGATCTTCCCGTGCTTCTGCCAACTGAGGTGAAGCTGACCGAGAGCGGCAGGTCGCCCCTTGCGGACGATCCCGACTGGCTCTCCGTCCCCTGTCCCAAGTGCGGCAAGCCGGGCCGACGCGAGGCGGACACCATGGATACCTTCATCTGCTCTTCCTGGTACTTCTTCCGCTACTGCTCGGCCCGCGACGACACATCGGTCTTCAACACGGACGAGGCCAACTACTGGATGCCGGTCGACCAGTACATAGGCGGCATAGAGCACGCGTGCCTCCACCTGATCTACGCCCGCTTCTTCACCAAGTTCTTCGCGGACCTGGGGCTGTCCCGCGCGCGCGAGCCCTTCACCAACCTGCTGACCCAGGGCATGGTCATCAAGGATGGGGCCAAGATGTCCAAGTCGCTGGGCAACGTAGTGGACCCCAACGATATAATCAAGGTCCACGGCGCGGACACGGCGAGGCTCTTCATACTGTTCGCCGCCCCGCCCGCCAACGACCTCGACTGGAGCGAGCACGGGGTGGAGGGGGCGCATCGCTTCCTCAACCGGGTGTGGCGGCTGGTGGAGGAGAACCTTCCTCTGTTGAAGGCCGAATGCGCAGGGATCCCGATGAGCGCACTCGAGGACAGAAACCTTCGGGATATGAAGAGAAAGATCCACAGCACGATTCAGACCGTGACCCAGGATATTTCCGGCGAGAAGCAGTTCAACACCGCTGTAGCCCGGCTGATGGAGCTGCTTAACGCCCTGTTGGCCTTCGAGCGCGAGGGGGAGGCGGAGAGGTCGCTTTTCCGCGAGGGAGTGGAGACTCTGCTCGCATGTCTGAACCCGTTCTGCCCTCACATCACGGAGGAACTCTGGGAGATGACGGGGCACGATGAACCGCTGGCGATGTCCCCTTGGCCCGAGGCGGACGAGGATGCGCTGGAGATGGACTCGGTGACGGTGGTCGTCCAGATAAACGGCAAGCTGCGCGAGAGGACGGAGCTCCCGTCGGGATTGTCGAAGGAGGAGCTGCAGGAGAGGGTACTCGCCCTTCCGTCCGTCGTCAGGAGGCTTGAGGGGAAGCAGATTCTGCGCACCGTGGCCGTGCCGGACAGGCTTGTTAACATAGTGGTGAGGAATTAG
- a CDS encoding 30S ribosomal protein S20 yields MPNTKSAIKRMRTNERNRLYNRFWKTRCKNAVKKVLKAVEGGDEALALTQLAVAQSVIDKAVVKGVMHRNTAARRKSMITKKVKGLSAVEQPE; encoded by the coding sequence ATGCCGAATACGAAATCAGCGATCAAACGAATGAGGACAAACGAAAGGAACAGGCTTTACAATCGGTTCTGGAAGACTCGTTGCAAGAACGCCGTTAAAAAAGTCCTGAAAGCGGTCGAAGGCGGAGACGAGGCTCTTGCCCTGACGCAACTTGCAGTCGCCCAGAGCGTTATCGACAAGGCTGTCGTGAAGGGAGTAATGCACAGAAACACGGCGGCGCGAAGAAAATCCATGATCACCAAGAAGGTCAAAGGGCTCTCCGCTGTGGAGCAACCCGAATAG
- a CDS encoding M20/M25/M40 family metallo-hydrolase, which yields MKKRPVIDKNELYSLLLDFVRIPSVSPSMEFENKAARFIYDRLARLPYFREHPEDLRLLPLEDDPYERHFLAAMVRSRNTTGNTVLLGGHFDVVTVASCGDLAHFAFDPEEYTARLDADSLLEGAARDLGSGEWLFGRGVADMKSGLAAGIALLEGAAASAEWLYSNIMLIAVPDEEVNSTGMLSAAQHLARLQRDEGLRYLGFIELEPTFAPGDGGGPAIYLGTIGKINTFFFCAGKETHVGEYYEGFGASQVLSRINLELEGNPRYSDTFEGVIYPPFGCMRQSDLRDEYSATIMSRGFSFYGYLTSTKLPVEILEEIKDVAKRAVADSVSSLDRNATEFARSSGRETDFQRWKPTVVSFRELEETVRQKLGGEFDSLVEDTLAATASTDDTRMKAIRLVERLFEAGGLRPPLVVVGFLPPWYPHRANYNLTDAERDMVRISGEIAAEARERHGIQLEIRPFFEGVSDLSYCGFQGDAKEMEAFARNMPGWRRLYSLPTEALGELDIPILNFGPVGRDAHKNTERLHLPFYLDVYPKLLCSAVAKVSERGGL from the coding sequence GTGAAAAAAAGGCCTGTGATCGATAAGAATGAACTATACAGCCTGCTGCTGGACTTTGTGAGGATTCCAAGCGTGTCTCCGTCGATGGAATTCGAGAACAAGGCGGCCCGGTTTATATACGACAGGCTGGCGCGCTTGCCCTATTTCAGGGAACATCCGGAGGACCTCCGGCTTCTCCCGCTCGAGGACGATCCTTATGAAAGGCACTTTCTCGCCGCCATGGTGCGAAGCCGAAACACGACGGGGAACACGGTGCTCCTGGGAGGACATTTCGACGTCGTGACCGTGGCTTCCTGTGGCGATCTTGCCCATTTCGCCTTCGATCCGGAGGAATACACCGCTCGTCTTGACGCCGATTCCCTTCTGGAAGGGGCAGCGCGGGATCTGGGGAGCGGAGAATGGCTTTTCGGACGTGGCGTGGCCGATATGAAAAGCGGCCTCGCGGCGGGGATCGCCCTCCTGGAAGGAGCGGCGGCGAGCGCCGAGTGGCTTTACTCCAATATCATGCTGATCGCCGTTCCCGACGAGGAGGTGAACTCGACCGGGATGCTCTCGGCAGCTCAGCACCTGGCACGTCTGCAGAGAGACGAAGGGCTGAGATATCTCGGCTTCATAGAGCTGGAACCGACATTTGCCCCGGGAGACGGCGGGGGGCCCGCCATATATCTCGGCACCATCGGGAAGATAAACACCTTCTTCTTCTGCGCCGGGAAGGAGACGCACGTCGGGGAGTATTACGAGGGCTTCGGGGCCTCGCAGGTCCTGTCCCGGATCAACCTTGAGCTTGAAGGAAACCCTCGCTATTCGGATACCTTCGAAGGCGTCATTTATCCCCCCTTCGGCTGCATGCGCCAGTCCGACCTCAGGGATGAGTACTCGGCTACGATCATGTCTCGCGGTTTCTCCTTCTACGGATATTTGACGTCCACTAAACTCCCGGTCGAGATTTTGGAGGAGATAAAAGACGTGGCGAAACGGGCCGTGGCGGACAGCGTTTCTTCACTGGATCGGAATGCGACGGAGTTCGCGCGGTCGAGCGGACGTGAGACGGATTTTCAAAGGTGGAAACCTACCGTCGTCTCATTCCGGGAGCTCGAGGAGACGGTCAGGCAAAAGTTGGGAGGGGAGTTCGACTCGCTGGTCGAGGACACCCTTGCCGCAACGGCCTCCACGGACGATACAAGGATGAAGGCGATAAGGCTCGTCGAAAGATTGTTCGAGGCGGGTGGGCTGAGGCCACCTCTGGTGGTTGTCGGATTCCTGCCTCCGTGGTACCCTCACAGGGCCAATTACAATCTCACCGACGCAGAGCGCGATATGGTGCGTATATCCGGGGAAATCGCGGCCGAGGCTCGTGAGCGGCACGGTATCCAGCTTGAAATCCGCCCGTTTTTCGAGGGCGTCTCGGATCTGAGCTACTGCGGTTTCCAAGGAGATGCCAAGGAGATGGAGGCGTTCGCCCGAAACATGCCGGGTTGGAGAAGGCTTTACAGTTTGCCGACCGAGGCGTTGGGGGAACTGGATATCCCGATCCTTAACTTCGGGCCCGTGGGCAGGGATGCCCATAAAAATACAGAGAGGCTTCACTTGCCCTTCTACCTGGACGTCTACCCGAAGCTGCTGTGCAGTGCGGTGGCAAAGGTGTCGGAGCGGGGCGGTCTCTGA
- a CDS encoding ATP-dependent DNA helicase — protein sequence MLVPSMDSVFGPDGVLKGRFPGFEYREEQAELAEAVGEALSTDESFILAAEAPPGVGKTFALLAPAMLRAAATNETILFLTASIPLQEQLIIKDLPRLNSLLGLSLPFGLLKGKGNYACLSRAEEVYEGEDGRQGYLSQGDGGLASMEIAEWLSRTVTGDLSELPLSPDSPAVSRIAAFPRMCRGFRCPRRGECFVQRVLKAAKDWRVVVANYHLFFSYLLAAGKPFPVHYDILICDEAHRLSEAGRSSMTVSASDDDMARLLRARSFTEALADIEKGGRDIAPALSLSTEIREESARFFELLDALLPGRKEIITARNEELLQGQRILSGKVADLLAFLEPFLTGDEVLDGVDDGGQPAWLEECRRAKRSLAWCTEVTEYPSWAYWKSDRSLHSSPVSPGEELSAALLSSPAKKMIFISATLTIGERLDYWSRETGIVPDRLFVCGSPFELAEQMEIIVVDTGLDVMNPAYDGTICRVVEKLVEANGGATLVLLASHRLLRKVAGVLKGKKRGYRVLVQGEGPRSDLLEAFRDDPSSVLVGTASFREGVDIPGEGLTQVIIDRIPFPHPADPLVQARNALEGRESFARSTLPEAKMLLRQAAGRLIRSRDDRGKVAILDGRVLSKTEWRIPAALPKVKYRRLVVSS from the coding sequence ATGTTGGTTCCGTCGATGGACTCCGTTTTTGGCCCGGACGGCGTACTCAAGGGAAGATTTCCAGGTTTTGAATACAGAGAGGAGCAGGCCGAGCTGGCAGAGGCGGTCGGCGAGGCTCTGTCCACGGATGAGTCATTCATCCTGGCGGCCGAGGCACCTCCGGGGGTAGGCAAGACCTTCGCCCTGCTGGCCCCAGCCATGCTTCGCGCGGCCGCGACCAATGAGACGATCCTCTTCCTCACGGCCAGCATCCCCCTGCAGGAGCAGCTGATAATAAAGGACCTGCCTCGCCTCAACTCTCTGCTGGGGCTGAGCCTGCCCTTCGGCCTTTTAAAGGGCAAGGGCAACTACGCCTGCCTCTCCAGGGCCGAGGAGGTCTATGAAGGAGAGGACGGACGCCAGGGGTACCTTTCACAAGGCGACGGAGGGCTGGCCTCGATGGAGATCGCGGAATGGTTGAGCAGAACCGTCACAGGCGATCTCTCGGAATTGCCCCTTTCTCCCGATTCTCCGGCCGTGAGCAGGATTGCCGCCTTTCCACGCATGTGCAGGGGGTTTCGGTGCCCCAGGCGAGGTGAGTGCTTCGTGCAGAGGGTCCTGAAGGCGGCGAAGGACTGGCGGGTCGTAGTGGCGAACTACCATCTCTTCTTCTCTTACCTCCTCGCCGCCGGGAAGCCCTTCCCCGTGCATTACGACATCCTGATATGCGACGAGGCCCATCGTCTGAGCGAGGCGGGACGCTCGTCCATGACCGTATCGGCCTCGGACGACGATATGGCGCGGCTGCTGCGCGCCCGTTCTTTCACGGAGGCATTGGCGGATATCGAGAAGGGGGGAAGGGATATCGCTCCGGCCCTCTCTCTCTCCACGGAGATAAGGGAGGAGTCCGCCCGTTTCTTCGAGCTGCTCGACGCTCTTCTGCCCGGAAGGAAGGAGATAATAACCGCACGCAACGAGGAGCTGCTCCAGGGACAGAGGATCCTATCGGGGAAGGTGGCGGACCTTCTGGCCTTTCTCGAACCCTTCCTGACGGGCGATGAAGTCCTGGATGGCGTGGACGACGGTGGACAGCCGGCATGGCTCGAGGAGTGCAGAAGGGCGAAGAGGAGCCTCGCCTGGTGCACGGAGGTGACCGAGTACCCGTCCTGGGCCTACTGGAAGAGTGATAGATCGCTTCACAGTTCGCCCGTATCCCCGGGGGAGGAGCTGTCGGCCGCGCTCTTATCGTCCCCCGCGAAAAAGATGATCTTTATCTCCGCGACCTTGACGATAGGGGAGAGGCTCGACTACTGGAGCAGGGAGACGGGGATAGTTCCCGACAGGCTGTTCGTCTGCGGGTCGCCCTTCGAACTGGCCGAACAGATGGAGATCATAGTCGTCGACACGGGGCTTGACGTCATGAACCCCGCCTACGACGGTACCATATGCAGGGTGGTGGAGAAGCTGGTGGAGGCAAACGGCGGCGCCACCTTGGTGTTGCTGGCCTCCCACAGGCTGTTGCGCAAGGTCGCGGGGGTTCTGAAGGGAAAAAAAAGAGGCTACAGGGTGCTTGTCCAGGGAGAGGGGCCCAGGAGCGATCTGCTTGAGGCGTTCAGAGACGATCCGTCGTCGGTGCTGGTGGGCACTGCCTCCTTCCGCGAGGGAGTGGACATCCCCGGAGAGGGGCTGACCCAGGTCATCATCGATAGGATACCCTTCCCGCATCCCGCGGACCCTCTTGTGCAGGCTCGAAACGCCCTTGAAGGCAGGGAGTCGTTCGCTCGCTCTACCCTTCCGGAGGCGAAGATGCTGCTCAGGCAGGCGGCCGGCAGGCTGATAAGAAGCCGGGATGACCGAGGAAAAGTGGCGATCCTGGACGGCAGGGTTCTGAGCAAGACCGAGTGGAGGATCCCGGCGGCTCTTCCGAAGGTTAAATATCGGCGGCTGGTCGTATCCTCTTGA
- the rpmH gene encoding 50S ribosomal protein L34 gives MKRTFQPHNRPRKRKMGFLARSSSPAGRRILRNRRRKGRSRLAV, from the coding sequence TTGAAACGTACGTTCCAGCCGCATAACAGGCCGAGAAAAAGGAAGATGGGTTTTCTCGCCAGATCGAGTTCGCCCGCGGGCCGTCGCATACTCCGGAACCGCAGGAGAAAGGGCCGCTCCAGACTGGCCGTGTAG
- a CDS encoding ribonuclease P protein component has translation MRFFFPQSSRLKRGWEFDVVIRTGGLLRGELVRLSFVKGVEGKIRVGMAVGKRQGKSHERNRGRRMLREAFRRLLPWMRDDVWIVARLSRAGMKSGAREIYEELSRLLAKGGFMLPEWPGPNWDDPSKGVAEQ, from the coding sequence TTGAGGTTCTTCTTCCCTCAGTCTTCTCGCCTGAAAAGAGGGTGGGAGTTCGACGTTGTCATCCGCACCGGTGGTCTGCTGAGAGGCGAACTGGTGCGGTTGTCGTTTGTGAAAGGCGTGGAGGGCAAAATCAGAGTGGGCATGGCTGTGGGAAAGAGGCAGGGAAAGTCTCACGAGAGGAACAGAGGGCGAAGGATGCTCAGGGAGGCCTTTCGCAGGCTGTTGCCTTGGATGCGCGACGACGTGTGGATCGTGGCTCGCCTGAGCCGTGCGGGCATGAAATCCGGGGCCAGGGAGATCTACGAGGAGCTGTCAAGGCTTCTGGCAAAGGGCGGATTTATGCTTCCTGAATGGCCGGGTCCGAACTGGGACGATCCCTCGAAAGGCGTGGCGGAGCAATGA
- the yidD gene encoding membrane protein insertion efficiency factor YidD, whose product MTPASWTGVKLIRGYQLFISPLLGHNCRFHPTCSQYAIDALTMHGFFKGSYYALIRLFKCAPWHPGGYDPVPPVPEDSGLNRTRTVI is encoded by the coding sequence ATGACGCCGGCCTCGTGGACCGGAGTGAAGCTCATCAGGGGCTACCAGCTTTTTATCTCCCCCCTGCTAGGACATAACTGCAGGTTTCATCCGACGTGTTCGCAGTACGCGATCGACGCCCTGACCATGCATGGCTTCTTCAAGGGCTCGTATTACGCCCTTATAAGGCTTTTCAAGTGCGCCCCATGGCACCCCGGAGGATACGACCCAGTACCGCCGGTGCCTGAAGATTCGGGGCTTAATCGTACGAGGACGGTGATTTAA